A genome region from Triticum aestivum cultivar Chinese Spring chromosome 2B, IWGSC CS RefSeq v2.1, whole genome shotgun sequence includes the following:
- the LOC123043488 gene encoding GSH-induced LITAF domain protein — MSNMECGRGLLHGRWPNSSHILFQHGEELSFTTSPFQPAPLQPRRACLSSYGTETEPPTTTGDRAPPGPDPRPPAATMATAKAAGDEPALGIPYNPAQAQGSYYYPPDPYAAGRVPPNAIYAGAPKGVPLQHTMFRDTPAPFHCQSCGDAAVTSVRSKPSVASVVACMMPFFLGVCFLCPSMDCLWHKQHYCPSCGEMVAEFKKDDPCIVVDPTSWTEPSFAVPA, encoded by the exons ATGTCAAACATGGAGTGTGGAAGGGGGCTCCTTCATGGAAGGTGGCCGAACTCATCACATATACTTTTTCAACACGGAGAAGAACTGTCTTTCACAACAAGTCCGTTCCAACCAGCCCCCCTCCAGCCTCGACGCGCCTGTCTGTCATCATACGGCACAGAAACAGAACCCCCAACCACGACCGGCGACCGCGCACCGCCCGGCCCAGATCCCCGCCCGCCGGCAGCGACCATGGCGACGGCCaaggccgccggcgacgagccggccCTCGGCATCCCGTACAACCCGGCGCAGGCCCAGGGCAGCTACTACTACCCGCCGGACCCCTACGCGGCGGGGCGGGTGCCGCCGAACGCGATCTACGccggcgcgcccaagggggtgccCCTGCAGCACACCATGTTCCGCGACACGCCCGCCCCCTTCCACTGCCAGTCCTGCGGCGACGCCGCCGTCACCTCCGTCCG GTCGAAGCCGAGTGTCGCATCAGTTGTGGCTTGCATGATGCCGTTCTTTCTGGGCGTGTGCTTCCTGTGCCCCTCCATGGACTGCCTCTGGCACAAACAGCATTACTGCCCCAGCTGTGGAGAAATG GTGGCTGAGTTCAAGAAGGACGATCCGTGCATCGTGGTCGACCCAACCAGCTGGACCGAGCCAAGCTTTGCCGTGCCTGCTTAG
- the LOC123043489 gene encoding uncharacterized protein, with amino-acid sequence MDQFHDGHHVRLRNLVQRTYLHAADDGVGVTLHERRASMNAAWAVHICHGGDGDGDGDGHRLLLHSAAYGRYLAAGARPARLGHRGLRAELSDYDLPEVEAIMWRAVGSGFDFEDDVVLLRHVGGRYLRANGKYLPWNSSGVSVDDDDDASPMMYWVVEPIPLREAGMPAIPGPLPTRPRCLSPIFGSPGRRILFVGALENGFYPEEVDGWRLFLFKERSVFRLRDDLAFRVAAGVDDPNIVMCVRAGRYGRLTPLVVDLPHGGYGETLEIVVFLAGTPAYDALRYPDADA; translated from the exons ATGGACCAGTTCCACGACGGGCACCACGTGCGGCTGCGGAACCTCGTGCAGCGCACCTACCTCCACGCCGCCGACGACGGGGTGGGCGTCACGCTCCACGAGCGCCGCGCATCCATGAACGCGGCGTGGGCGGTGCACATCTGCCACGGCGGagacggcgatggcgatggcgacggccaTCGCCTGCTCCTCCACAGCGCCGCCTACGGCCGCTACCTTGCCGCCGGGGCCAGGCCGGCACGGCTCGGCCACAGAGGCCTTCGCGCGGAGCTGAGCGACTACGACCTTCCGGAGGTGGAGGCCATCATGTGGCGGGCCGTCGGGTCGGGCTTCGACTTCGAGGACGACGTCGTCCTGCTCCGCCACGTCGGGGGCCGCTACCTCCGCGCCAACGGCAAGTACCTCCCCTGGAACTCCTCCGGCGTCAgcgtcgacgacgacgacgacgccagcCCCATGATGTACTGGGTCGTCGAGCCCATCCCCTTGAGAGAGGCGGGCATGCCTGCCATTCCTGGCCCGCTTCCG ACTCGCCCAAGATGCCTCTCCCCCATATTCGGTTCTCCCGGACGGCGGATCCTGTTCGTGGGGGCGCTCGAGAACGGGTTCTACCCCGAGGAGGTCGACGGCTGGCGCCTGTTCTTGTTCAAGGAGAGGTCCGTGTTCCGCCTGAGGGACGACCTGGCGTTCCGCGTCGCTGCCGGCGTGGACGACCCGAACATCGTCATGTGCGTCCGAGCGGGCCGCTACGGGAGGCTGACCCCTCTCGTCGTCGACCTGCCCCATGGCGGCTACGGCGAGACCCTCGAGATTGTCGTCTTCCTGGCCGGGACCCCTG CCTACGATGCACTGCGATACCCGGATGCCGATGCATAG